From Dehalococcoidia bacterium:
TGTACTCCTGCAGGCCGCTGGCAAGGAAGGCCTGCTGCCTTTGATCGAAGTAGACCGCGTCCCCGGCATCGAGCTGCTTGAGGTCGCTGGTGATGCGGCCGATCACCTTCCGCACGTCCTCCGGTGCGTACCAGCGGTGCGGGTTGCCACCCTTCGGTATGCCCAGCAGATCGCCGACGACGAGCACCGCCCGTCCGCGGTTCGGACCCGCGGCGACCAGCTTGCCGGCCCAGCCGTCGTAGCCGATGCCGTTGTACAGTACGTAGCGGGCGGCAGCCACGTTGCGGGCGTCTCTCGGCGTGGGCTCATAGTCGTGGGGATCGGTCTGCGGCTTGGAGATGATACTGGTCACGCTCACCTTGTCGCCGCCGAGCTGGGCGGCGATGCTTCCCCACACGTTTTCGGCCGCCACCACGCGCAGCTTGCCGCCGTGGCCGTTGGCCGGCGGGTTCGTATCGCAGGCCAACAGCCCGAACGTCACGGCGCCGAGCAGCAGCAGAGCGACGCAACGGACGGCGCGCATGGCTGGTTCTTACTCCCACGGGGCCGGCGCGGCGGGCGGCATGCCCCACGCACCAAGGGTAAATGAAAACCGATTCCATTACCATCGTCAAGCGTCGGCTCGCTACCCTGCCGACCGTTTCGTATCGAGGCCGCTGCTGTGCGGCCGCTGCGCCAATGGCCGGCCGCGCGGCGTGTAGTCGTTCAGATTGGACCGGGCCGGCGGCGCCGCCCCGGCATGGCGCCAAGGAGCCGCGATGACCGCGCAGGTTCTCTGCCTCCTGACGATCCACGGCATCGGCTTCGAGCAGGCGCCGCAGGGCGGCCAGCCCGGCTATGCCGACGTCCTGCACGAGCAGCTCAGCGCCGCGCTCGGCGCCGATTTACTCGGCGACGATCCGCATCGCAAGCGCTCGCGGCCGG
This genomic window contains:
- a CDS encoding zinc ABC transporter substrate-binding protein, with amino-acid sequence MRAVRCVALLLLGAVTFGLLACDTNPPANGHGGKLRVVAAENVWGSIAAQLGGDKVSVTSIISKPQTDPHDYEPTPRDARNVAAARYVLYNGIGYDGWAGKLVAAGPNRGRAVLVVGDLLGIPKGGNPHRWYAPEDVRKVIGRITSDLKQLDAGDAVYFDQRQQAFLASGLQEYTALIQQIEQRYAGTPVGASESVFVPLAQALGLKLLTPESFLDAVSEGSDPSAADKATADRQIKSKQIAVYVYNSQNATPDVQNLVNAARAANIPVVAVTETLTPATATFQAWQSAQLQALAAALAQATGK